Proteins from a genomic interval of Pseudomonas asplenii:
- a CDS encoding LysR family transcriptional regulator — MRLRHIEVIQAILQTGNLGAAAELLQLPAATLSATLQDAEQQLGFLLFATVRGRMQATRETRELQPQISHLYRELEPLRRLASELRQHQAPPLRVTCTPTLAQHLLPQGIAALRRRFRETPCTLASQHTREIVRNLLLHEIELGLSLNDPEHPQIDCQALAQGKLQLLAPHGWLQPKQKYISLQDLAGQSMIGLEQQDTLSLLLDSKLQGLRPPPQVQTRVQTYQMMRSMVEAGEGLAIVDPFTAVGARAGGLDVCPLSPAVPITLYALTLKEQQPSAAQKALLEIIGEKAAAMLAPT; from the coding sequence ATGCGTCTACGCCATATCGAAGTAATCCAGGCCATCCTGCAGACCGGCAACCTCGGCGCCGCCGCCGAGTTGCTGCAACTGCCGGCGGCCACGCTCAGTGCCACCCTGCAGGATGCCGAGCAACAACTGGGCTTCCTGCTGTTCGCCACGGTACGCGGACGGATGCAGGCCACGCGCGAAACCCGCGAGTTGCAGCCACAGATCAGCCACCTGTATCGGGAACTTGAGCCGCTGCGGCGGCTGGCCAGTGAACTGCGCCAGCACCAGGCTCCTCCCCTGCGGGTGACCTGCACCCCGACACTCGCCCAGCACCTGCTGCCACAAGGCATCGCCGCCCTGCGCCGGCGCTTTCGGGAAACCCCGTGCACCCTCGCCAGCCAGCACACCCGCGAGATCGTCCGCAACCTGCTGTTGCACGAAATCGAACTGGGCCTGAGCCTGAACGACCCCGAGCATCCACAGATCGACTGCCAAGCCCTGGCCCAGGGCAAGCTGCAATTGCTCGCACCCCATGGCTGGTTGCAACCGAAACAGAAATATATCTCCCTGCAAGACCTGGCCGGGCAATCGATGATCGGCCTGGAACAACAGGACACCCTCAGCCTGCTGCTCGACAGCAAGCTGCAGGGCCTGCGCCCGCCACCGCAGGTGCAGACACGGGTCCAGACCTATCAGATGATGCGCAGCATGGTCGAGGCCGGTGAGGGCCTGGCGATCGTCGATCCGTTCACGGCCGTGGGCGCCAGGGCTGGCGGGCTGGATGTCTGCCCGCTGTCGCCGGCCGTCCCCATCACCCTGTACGCCCTGACCTTGAAGGAGCAACAACCGTCGGCGGCGCAGAAGGCCTTGCTGGAAATCATCGGCGAAAAGGCCGCGGCCATGCTGGCACCGACCTGA